tttgatcaactatatATGAGCTACCTAATAGACCTAACACACTACCGccccgcaccgcgaccttggtgcggtagtGTTGTATgactttaaaaatatacttaacttCAGTCCAGACggggacaatttttcgccaaatctGATTAAGgttcctgtacaccatggcccagcgtagACCAGTCTAAGgaacgcagctatgcggtggaatgagataggaatatcacttgctccctctaacgcataaatgcgtcccttgaaATGGCCTACAgtgggccatggtgtacaggagcctTTAAATTGGGCTCgcccatagaaggtaggatcatATAGAATTGGCcgaccgcgtgcgcccgtgagggatataacatacgcaatgcgagtaatgcgacaatatgattggtcgagtaaatttgtaccatacaaatttacgttggtgaatttaaaaaaaatgtgagactgaaacaaggacaaacaattataacgttttctctgctactcctactgaaaaatactcaagactatcccgttctgacagttcccccACCACTATTGCCTAATCCAGTTttatactatagttggtcaaaccaaattgtcagtacataagaacaaaaaaaactatactcatccttttcttttaggtgctagtactagtgtaagacaaagatagtatgattctctctgtctatgtttgaaatgagacagtcctttgacaaactatagattcATGGgctcgctgattagcgaactagactccacactcgcgttcgtggctttgcgccgtgattcgcgcatgagtgtggggGACCTTTaaatttagagcgctcaaataatGTGAGACGTAGCTTTAAACTtccctaaaaataatgaaaatatttttttttatgcataAAAAACCTAtagcccctccacactcgtacgcgactctcggcgcgaagccgcgaacgcgagtgtggggtcaaggttcgctaatcagcgaaatcgactctacactcgcgttcgcggcttcgcgccgcgtagtctggtaCGGGTTCAATAAtcataaagggccctccacactcatgcgcgaatcacggcgcgaagccgcaagcacgagtgtggagcctagttcgctaaacAGCGAACTAAaggcgaactaggctccacactcgcgttcgcggcttcgcgccgcgattcgcgcatgagtgtggagggccctttataataattatatttgccaTTAAAATGTCATAAGCCCGCtgcagactacgcggcgcgaagccgcgaacgcgagtgtggagtggatttcgctgattagccactcgactccacactcgcgttcgcggcttcgctccgcgattcgcgcacgagtgtggagggttttttatgaaataaccaGCACAGTGCTTATTTTTTGGCGCATGGCAACATTAATGAAtcgtacacaatttttttttgcgcatGGCAACATTATTGAATCGTAATCCTAAAAATCGTCGCCCCATCCCTAGAATATCACTCTATGTGTCAAATATTTATAGTCTGTGGTCTGAAGCGGAAAGTGGAcgccaattattgggctgtACATTCTTGGGTTGAGCAATCCTGGGTCGAGCATTATCGGTACGGGCCAATAATATGCGGCCAACAATCGGCGTCTATTAAATGGATTCGAATTATTGGGTCGTGTATTATTGGGTTGAGCGTTATCAGGGTGTACAAGCTCGGTCCGAGGCAATAATATGAAGCCACTGTTTGAACAGGGCAATAGTGTACAACCCCATAATACGCGTCCAAAAAAGTGGTcgccaattattgggctgtACATTATTGGGTCGTACATTAACCGGACtctattattatactctttggtaACTTATATCTACAAATAGTACAAATGTCATAAAAATGTTGccagaaaaatatttaagatgATTTACGTAATAGACAGGCGTACAGGGCCACGGTCTTGGTCCGGCCAAAATCTCTTTCTCGTTttcacttatagctgcgtccttaacggacGTATGGCGGACCTTACACACTATCGAACAGATACAGGTACGCCCGTCTGTAAAAGAATTTAAACTTAGTACTCACGTTCGGACTGCTTGCGATTGTACAAGTTCAGGCCTCTACAGACCTCATGATTTGTTAGAATGAGACACAGAGAGCGTGTTGTAGTtttaccaagggcctgacactctttgatagagaaagatagtcttattgcgattcctataagaggaaagagaaaatagtgccatgctttgtccttatcaccgaccgggtttttttcagtcgggttatggcagcataggtaggaggcgatggcgaaataccgaaatttataagagtaaaagagaaaaaggattatgctgccatacattaacctgacaatacatgaatatttctttctcttacccctggtcgctcggctTCTTTGGTTTCATGtctaactactatactatgtctatgagttTTACCGACTTAGCAgcgataaaaaaaccggccaagtgcgagtcggactcgcgcacgcagggttccataccattacggaaaaaaacagcaaacaaatcacgtttgttgtatgggagccccatttaaatatttatattattctgtttttattatttgttgttatagcggcaacagaaatacatcatctgtgaaaatttcaactgtctagctatcacggttcatgagacagacatggtgacagacagacagacggacagacggacagcggaggcttagtaatagggtcccgtttttacccttcgggtacggaaccctaaaaagtattttaatgcAATCACGGACACCAATCAAGAATTTTACGACGTGAAAATTTggtaagtttaaataaatatttggcaaAATTGTTTGATGTTGGGCAAACTCTGAATCAGAAAAAAGCAAATGTCATGTAATGTCAACTGCTCGCTAATATTTTCTTTCGATGGTTTCGTAACGATATAACCCTGCATTAGATAttatcttaaaatataattacaactGGTTGGAGATCTTGCTCTATAATACAATGTCGGCGCTTATCAAACTGCGTCACATGCCTGTAATGCAACGATGTCTGTGGAATCATATAAACAAGGTTACCCGCACCATTTCAACTTCTAAGAAGAATAGCGAAACAGCCACCGCCGCCTGCGAAACCAAACCTCAAGACAAAAACTGGGTGAGCTATGGATTTGATTATGAAAATAAAGAGGATGACACCAGTGCCCACCACGCGTCCTACTTCTTCACTATCACCTTATGTTTAGTCTTCGGTGGTTTCGCTTGGGCCTATGCTCCTGATGTAAGCTTGAGAGATTGGGCCCAGCGTGAAGCTTTCCTCGAGTTGCGCCGCCGTGAGAAAGCTGGTCTCCCGCCCGTTGACCCCAACTATGTTGATCCCAAGAAAGTGAAACTGCCAAGTGAAGAAGAGCTAAATGGTGTTGAGATCATCATTTAAGTGTTGTTGATGTAtagtttttgaatttatttaatatttttatgtagaAATGATTAGACAATAggcataatctttttttttaatttcaggattttgtttaaataaggataattttgtaatttctttattttctttttcctaAGAACTATTGTCTATTATCTGTATATATCAGCCATCAGCCATGCTCTTgcatggaaataaataaatcagacATGTTATGgtttattttgattaaaaaactgTTTACATACTCTTAAACATAAATGCTTAAATCCTCCTTAATTCAACAATAAAAAGATAGTAAAGTAAAAGTAGTTAAATTTTTATTGACATTCAATAGTCACAATgcttctgattaggaaaaattatacaaaatgatggCCAAAGAACTACTGAACATAACAGTACAtatttggtatgttgtcagatttaagacaaattttattattagataCATGGTATTTATGGGCTCTGCAAACCTCACAGTTGTGTGCAATCTATGATGAATACATGTGTTGATCAATTAAATTAGTTGCACCTCAATAGCCTAATATTAATCAAAAGTTGCATACCATTCATTGCCAGGGACTTCTGTAGAGTCCGTTTGTTTAACTTGTAatgacgaccagtctggcctagtgaccctgtctatgaagccaatggtcctgggtttgaatcccggtaagggcatttatttgtgtgatgagcacagatatttgttcctgagtcttgagtgttttctatgtatttaagtatttgtatattatacactcatggacaaatttagaggaacacaaaaagtttaattactaatttttacATTACTTCAGGTGCTGGTTGTTTTTTTGCATTCCTATAactttgtccatgagtatatatATCGTTATCTGAGTACACAACACAAGcattcttgagcttactgtgggacttagtcaatctgtgtaagaatgtcctataatagtaataaaattatttactttgcCTCTTGAGACCTCCTGGCAGTCCTGGCTCCCTAGGTAGGCTTGaaatagtttttaaaatttttgaacATCAGGTTTATATTTCGATTGGGAAGAGTGGCATGCTCTTGTTTCTGAGGCCAAGACCCTCTTTGGGTTTCTGAGTCACATTAGTTACTTAGTTAAAGTTTATATTTGGGTTACCCAGTGTCCCTCCAGTTGGATATGAAGTTAAAGgcttattaaaataacatttttcattgtaatttataataaatgttaAATGCAACTTTACaattgtaagtaagtatatatctGTGAATACATATGCTAGCCTATTTCTCACATGACATAATCACCTAAAACTTTATTGGCCTAAGTACCTATATTCTATTGACAGCCAAAAAGTCACAGggaaatttaaatacatttatacatataaaggcATGAGGTGTTATTTCAAAGGTATTGTTGATCTATGCTCCTTTTACACACACCACCCTCCCTCCTGCCACAATAGCAAACACACTGACTTGTGAAGCTGCCAATCCATTGATGCAAGCACCAAGTTCTAATGATCCAGAATCTTCCAATTGGTCGGTAGTAATTTTCCATCGTCGTATGACGCCGTCCCAGCCTCCAGTCCAAGCATAATCACCAGAGACTGCCAGACTTGTTACAATCATGTCACTAACCTgtcaaaaaaatgttaaatccaTTGATGTATTATGTTTGGATGTTCATATTGGATGCGAATCCGCACGCCGCTCCAGTGTgagcgggacatcgctatatATTTCAATAGCGCTGTCTCACTCACTCGCACACCAAAATGGGGTGCTGATTCGCATCAGTGTGATAGTAGTCTATAAAAGCAAAGCAAAGTTATCCACTTTGAACCCCTGCATAAAGTTTATATGCAGAAAGGGTCACTTTTCTCGGCACCTGATTGTAGATTTGTACTAAGAAATTGTTTaacataagtatttaaaacCTTGTCATTTTAACACCAGAACTTTGCTAACTATGGCGATATCAATTAATTGTTAAAGTTTACTAGAGTGAAGCTAAAGAAATTTCAAACCTTAACTTCATGCTTTTTCTTGAAGACGGTAGCCACAGACGAGTCGTGTAGGGCAAGATTGTTTCCCCCTCTCGCCATGCAGAGAAGATGTGGACCAGCTACTCTCAACGGAGCGCGACCCTCCATAGTATGCCGCGTAACAAATCGAGTTCTGGATTCATCTATTCATAAATCATAACATAAATTTCAAATGCCATAAGATGGCAGAACCTCCCAGCGACGACTGCCCCACCAGCCCACCATGCACAACAACCTTAAGAAACATTGGAAAAGCTAACTTTGAAATCGATTTATTGcctaagaataaaataaacaaatgaattttcgtATGTCACTAACGATTGCTAGGCATAAAACCAGGTCCACCAGGCGTTGGGGCAGAGGACCCCACAGCTGGCTCGATCGTAGTAGTGCAAGTAACATAGAACTGTATGGTTCCGATTTAGGACCAGACGGCCTAGCGAATCGACGTGTGTCCTCCCTGTTACAAttacgtacgaatttataagtgcgacagagaggcaacacgtcgaacgtggttcgcggtaggccctcatgGCACAACTTCAAACGCTCACAGTCCCTGCGGTCTACTTGGACTGAATAAgttatattaggtataggtTTAATCACTTTAATGCTTACGTATACTTACCAGGCTTGATTTCAGTGACTGTTACATCCAGATCTCGAACGGTAAACATAAATGGTACGCTCAGTGCGAGATCTTTTACTTCTTCTAACACGTTGTACATGGCTTTTTCAGTATTATTCTCGTACACTTTTacctaaaattatgaaataatataattttgtaaaaaagaaaaaatatgaacgccttacaaaatttaatagcaTTAAGCTCACGCACTTTGCACATCACATA
This genomic stretch from Cydia strobilella chromosome 6, ilCydStro3.1, whole genome shotgun sequence harbors:
- the LOC134742092 gene encoding NADH dehydrogenase [ubiquinone] 1 beta subcomplex subunit 11, mitochondrial-like — protein: MSALIKLRHMPVMQRCLWNHINKVTRTISTSKKNSETATAACETKPQDKNWVSYGFDYENKEDDTSAHHASYFFTITLCLVFGGFAWAYAPDVSLRDWAQREAFLELRRREKAGLPPVDPNYVDPKKVKLPSEEELNGVEIII
- the LOC134742089 gene encoding uncharacterized protein LOC134742089 — protein: MSLKIEAETKVSSDPCVLAFDGNLYIGTEDGYIHSFDNKLSPVASWPAHAVQLFALAAGGGAVYSSSNDGTIRVWSAKGDKITEIPMPGADVSVLHVSGNELYTGDEAGTVKVYENNTEKAMYNVLEEVKDLALSVPFMFTVRDLDVTVTEIKPDESRTRFVTRHTMEGRAPLRVAGPHLLCMARGGNNLALHDSSVATVFKKKHEVKVSDMIVTSLAVSGDYAWTGGWDGVIRRWKITTDQLEDSGSLELGACINGLAASQVSVFAIVAGGRVVCVKGA